Below is a genomic region from Puniceicoccaceae bacterium.
CTCCGGTCCTGCGAGAAGGATCGTGGTGAAGCGCTGGGTCTTGCCAAAAAACAATGCCGTCAGCAATACGGGAAGATAGCGATGCAATACCAGCAATGTAGGCCAGAGCGTCACAAGGTAAGTCGAGAGGAATACACGCGAAATGCCTTTGTCCTTGGTCGCAAAAACGATCGCAAACAACACGGTGAGCGTGATCAGCGTGTCCTTGTTCGCAGAACTCAATGCCCGCAACCACCGGGTGGATGGTGCATTGAGCACACTGCGCTCCTCCTGCACCTGAAATCCGAGCCGGATCAGCTGCGCCAGCACGATGCCAAGGAAATAAACGGCATAGTCCGTTTGCTCATAGGTCATGGTGTCGAGAACCTCGACGCCCATGAACATGTGGAAAATGAACCACAGGATTACCCAGAGTGCGATCACCCAGGTCTTGATCATTTCCACTCCACTGTTTCGACGTGCTATCACAACGGGGATGTAGGGGAGTTTTTCAAGATTTCCAACTCGATTCGTCGATTCAGCATTCGCTGCCCGACATCAGCTTTTCAATCAGACGCAAGTCCCGTTTGGTCGGACGACCCATTCCGCGGTCACGACGCAGCGCAGGCGCTTCCCGAGCCGCCTGAAGTACATCCAGCACTTCCTGCGGGGTGGTTTCCAACAGAAGCGATGGTACTTCTTTCGCGGACACCCGATGCTCAACCGACGCCAAAATGCGATAACTGCGATTGGCACCCGCACGCCGCATCTGGAACTCCTGTCCCGGTTTTACCAGACGGGAGGGTTTGACACGATCACCGCCGATACGAACCTCGCCGGACCGACAAGCCTGGGTCGCCTGGCTGCGTGTCTTGCACAGCCTCACGTGCCAGAGATATCGATCCAGTCGCATACCTTCGCTATCCATTGCCTAAAGATATCACACGATTCCCCTGCAAGATGCAAGTCACGGTCCAAGCTTTTGAACGAATGCAACCGAATTCTCCTCCCAAATCACACCTGACAAAGGCTTGACTTTGCCCAAAGCCCTTTCAGTATCGACGGCTTATCGCATGAGGATGGGTGGCAGAGTGGTCGATTGCGGTGGTCTTGAAAACCATTGAGCCGGAGACGGTTCCGGGGGTTCGAATCCCTCCCCATCCGCCATTCGACGCATTTCCTCAGTTCCTTCGTTCACTTGCGCATGGCAATCCATCCTCGAAATTTCGGATTCCGGAATCGGCAAGGATGCCTTCAGCGGATTGCACGCAGCGTGAGAAACGCAAGGGACAACGCCAATCCCACACTCCAAAGTGTTCCAATCAGCACGTATTCTGCCAGGGGTTGTTTTTTGGATTCCTCAAATCGCAAAATCGATTTGGCGGCGATGAGAAAGCCAATTCCACTGGGTTGCCCAATCATCACAAAAACAAAAATCAATGCCCGTTCGAGCTTGCCAATCATGGAGCCTCCGTGGCGCAGGCCTTTGCTGAGTTCATGCCTCAATTCCGGATTCTGATCGCACATTTCATCGGAAACCGCACGAATGAAAAATCCAACGCCAAAGACCGCAGCGACAAATCCGGCTCCCAAAACAATCTCACGATGGAAAACAACGGTTCTGAGCGTTTCGGGTTGCGG
It encodes:
- a CDS encoding S4 domain-containing protein; this encodes MDSEGMRLDRYLWHVRLCKTRSQATQACRSGEVRIGGDRVKPSRLVKPGQEFQMRRAGANRSYRILASVEHRVSAKEVPSLLLETTPQEVLDVLQAAREAPALRRDRGMGRPTKRDLRLIEKLMSGSEC
- a CDS encoding DUF3307 domain-containing protein, with protein sequence MKEIWILLLAAHVYGDFLLQSDRVAADKRSLSNLMLHACIHGMVAYLILQQWQWWPLIPAVALMHALVDFVKARFQATSRAFVVDQVVHVLTLGALAWLLGGLLPQPETLRTVVFHREIVLGAGFVAAVFGVGFFIRAVSDEMCDQNPELRHELSKGLRHGGSMIGKLERALIFVFVMIGQPSGIGFLIAAKSILRFEESKKQPLAEYVLIGTLWSVGLALSLAFLTLRAIR